A region from the Oncorhynchus keta strain PuntledgeMale-10-30-2019 chromosome 5, Oket_V2, whole genome shotgun sequence genome encodes:
- the LOC118384398 gene encoding interferon beta-like, producing MALQTVTWMSAFLCLAQVCSMPMPCQLQGQLVRITHNLLRDMGGNFPLECLQENVFVAFPATTFATSGAPQLSSSGAMAIYETLKNIDTLFGADDLPTKWDQQKLENFQNIVYRQIEESKCMMGSVDTSDYLIRTEGLKTYFGNIAAVLKEKNFSYCAWEVVRKELLYSLQFILEHNSDSLLWANRT from the exons ATGGCACTTCAGACTGTCACTTGGATGAGCGCCTTCCTTTGCCTTGCGCAAGTTTGCTCCATGCCCATGCCTTGCCAGCTACAAGGACAGCTGGTGCGAATAACCCACAACCTACTGAGAGACAtg GGGGGTAATTTTCCTCTGGAGTGCCTGCAGGAGAATGTCTTCGTGGCATTCCCAGCCACCACATTTGCAACCTCCGGTGCGCCACAG TTGAGCAGCAGTGGTGCTATGGCTATTTATGAGACATTGAAGAACATCGACACATTGTTTGGAGCTGACGACCTGCCTACTAAGTGGGATCAACAGAAGTTGGAGAATTTTCAGAATATTGTATACCGCCAGATTGAAGAGAGCAAATGT ATGATGGGCAGTGTGGATACCAGTGATTATCTCATCAGGACAGAAGGACTGAAGACGTACTTTGGGAACATTGCAGCAGTCCTAAAAGAAAAG AATTTCAGTTACTGCGCCTGGGAAGTGGTTCGAAAAGAGCTCCTGTACAGCCTACAGTTCATTCTGGAACACAACTCTGATAGCCTGCTGTGGGCCAACAGAACATGA